A region from the Benincasa hispida cultivar B227 chromosome 10, ASM972705v1, whole genome shotgun sequence genome encodes:
- the LOC120088954 gene encoding uncharacterized protein LOC120088954, which yields MNTQPSTLSIDNDNIRAVDWERETQCNRPVPGNERSTGLNFMDCSPSEERDPFMVDNERSVGLNSMDCGPSEVYRPTMAVSERSGRLNSMSSCRKGELIMSGTSSSETDVEVGQIFLSKIDLKMRLSILYIINNFEYKVRKSTKSLFTVKCIEDNCKWILHAVKIPECDIFKITKHIRSHTCSIGILNHDHRQATAAVVGELIKDKFTGIGCVYKPCHIVKDMRKEYGVNISYDKAWRARETAYALARGTPEESYVVLHAYGEALKMENPGTRFEIELENDVHLKYMFMALGPCIRGFSSCRPVIIVDGSHLKGKYKRTMLVGVSMDGNNQVYPLAYAIVDNEIDRAWKWFISNLKCAIREPSNLVFVSDGTVSIGNAIRAVFPTAFHGLCTYHLENNVLPNFKDNTIVGMFKDAARAFRMSEFQAHWDQLRTF from the coding sequence atgaacactcaaccatcaacattatcaatagATAATGACAACATTCGTGCAGTGGACTGGGAAAGAGAAACTCAATGTAATAGACCTGTGCCTGGTAATGAGAGATCAACAGGCTTGAATTTTATGGATTGTAGTCCTTCAGAAGAGCGTGATCCTTTCATGGTCGATAATGAGAGATCAGTAGGATTAAATTCTATGGACTGTGGTCCTTCAGAGGTATATAGACCTACAATGGCTGTTAGTGAGAGATCAGgaagattgaattccatgtcttcATGTCGTAAAGGGGAATTGATTATGTCTGGCACCTCTTCATCCGAGACAgatgttgaagttggtcaaaTTTTTTTGAGTAAGATTGATTTAAAAATGAGATTATCTATTTTGTACATAatcaataattttgaatataaggtaaGGAAGTCAACTAAGTCTTTGTTCACTGTTAAATGTATAGAGGATAATTGTAAGTGGATTCTTCATGCGGTTAAAATTCCAGAGTGTGACATATTTAAGATCACGAAGCATATACGGTCGCACACATGTTctattggaattttaaatcatgaccatagacaagcaacgGCTGCGGTAGTTGGTGAACTAATCAAAGACAAGTTTACAGGCATAGGATGTGTTTATAAACCTTGTCACATCGTCAAGGATATGAGGAAAGAGTACGGCGTAAACATAAGTTACGATAAAGCGTGGCGTGCAAGGGAAACCGCTTATGCTCTCGCCAGGGGTACTCCAGAAGAGTCGTACGTTGTTCTACATGCATATGGTGAAGCGTTAAAGATGGAGAATCCAGGTACAAGGTTTGAAATCGAACTTGAAAATGATGTCCATTTAAAGTAcatgtttatggcattaggaccttgtattagaggtttttCAAGTTGTCGGCCGGtgataattgttgatggatcgcatctgaaaggaaaatacaaaagaACTATGTTGGTCGGCGTCTCCATGGATGGCAACAACCAAGTttacccactagcatatgccatagtggacaatgaaaTTGATCGAGCTTGGAAGTGGTTTATATCAAACTTGAAGTGTGCCATTAGAGAACCCTCTAACTTGGTGTTTGTGTCCGATGGAACGGTATCTATTGGCAATGCCATTCGTGCAGTTTTTCCCACagcatttcatggattgtgcaccTACCACCTAGAAAATAATGTTCTTCCCAACTTTAAGGACAACACGATTGTTGGGATGTTCAAGGATGCAGCCAGGGCATTTCGCATGTCAGAGTTCCAAGCACACTGGGACCAACTACGTACTTTTTGA
- the LOC120088956 gene encoding uncharacterized protein LOC120088956, with the protein MCNTFSIPGVTSEGIRLYLFIYTFRDEAKKWAHSLEPNEINSWDQLVERFMKKFFTLAVNARIRREALNFEQAENETLSTAWVRFQRLVKNYSHIEIPDCVLVETFYNGLDRATQAIADASATGGFMDKTYTEAKGILDYISQNTNDWIDDGYGGRGTERRKTNRAIVLVDTMTTLATVTSLVQTMAINQGALSQNVAQASALTQVAAVSCIQCGEAHSVEACPSNKQSIYSIQNNPFSNTYNPGWRNHPNLS; encoded by the coding sequence ATGTGCAACACATTCTCCATTCCTGGCGTGACATCAGAAGGCATCAGACTCTACCTATTTATTTACACATTCAGAGATGAAGCCAAGAAGTGGGCCCATTCTTTAGAGCCAAACGAGATTAACTCCTGGGATCAGTTGGTAGAaagattcatgaagaagttcttcactCTCGCCGTTAACGCGAGAATACGACGGGAAGCACTAAATTTCGAACAAGCAGAAAATGAAACTCTGAGCACCGCATGGGTGCGCTTTCAACGTTTAGTGAAGAACTATTCGCATATTGAGATTCCAGATTGCGTCCTTGTGGAAACTTTCTATAATGGCCTGGATAGAGCAACGCAAGCAATTGCAGATGCTTCAGCGACAGGAGGGTTTATGGATAAAACTTATACTGAAGCAAAAGGTATCCTAGATTACATATCGCAAAATACAAATGACTGGATTGATGACGGATACGGAGGCAGAGGTACGGAACGAAGAAAAACAAACAGAGCCATTGTACTAGTGGATACAATGACCACGCTGGCCACAGTCACCTCACTCGTACAAACCATGGCCATAAATCAAGGAGCTCTTTCTCAGAATGTAGCGCAAGCCAGTGCATTGACGCAAGTGGCAGCAGTAAGCTGTATTCAATGTGGAGAGGCTCATTCAGTGGAAGCCTGCCCATCCAACAAACAGTCCATATACTCGATCCAAaataaccccttcagcaacacatACAACCCCGGTTGGAGGAATCATCCCAACCTCAGTTAG
- the LOC120088955 gene encoding trichohyalin-like — translation MALTILDPKENAPADSNEEPIRTVLEVMEARRQAEQPEKEAEKGGNDQWVEKDEVAREEKERNEKRRSERRREQKRLRKEERRQRAESPDFEGESTTVRVEGGMSVQLEPSSQQQTSWPHPRLVATEAQLRGSNDKEDPHISPLIRRRKGNALQGSIEDPTINERIENEREERRRKLKEKEEKMARARQIIASTDLARRLHDEEVPLANARSEEEEKRRLEDEQRIALASKQMTRKCVLIGYRGHWDENQNLYVGGELIGIVVPITLKYEELKAHIYRIENISCLEFDVVMRVKYKLDFEAPPHYI, via the exons ATGGCCCTCACAATCTTGGATCCCAAGGAGAATGCCCCAGCAGACTCCAATGAGGAACCCATTAGGACTGTTTTGGAGGTCATGGAGGCGCGGAGGCAGGCAGAGCAGCCCGAGAAGGAGGCAGAGAAGGGAGGCAATGATCAATGGGTAGAGAAAGATGAAGTTGCCCGggaggaaaaagaaaggaatGAGAAGAGGAGAAGCGAGAGAAGGCGGGAACAGAAGCGCCTGAGAAAAGAAGAACGGAGGCAAAGGGCAGAAAGCCCGGATTTCGAAGGAGAATCCACCACCGTAAGGGTGGAAGGGGGGATGTCGGTGCAACTTGAACCATCATCGCAGCAACAAACCTCATGGCCGCATCCAAGATTAGTTGCGACAGAGGCTCAACTCCGCGGTTCGAATGACAAAGAAGATCCTCACATCTCCCCACTTATACGGCGTCGCAAGGGGAATGCGCTGCAAGGGTCCATAGAAGACCCAACAATAAATGAGCGCATAGAGAATGAGAGAGAGGAACGAAGGAGGAAATtaaaggagaaggaagaaaagatggCAAGGGCACGCCAAATCATCGCATCAACCGATTTGGCTAGACGGCTTCATGACGAGGAGGTTCCCCTTGCCAACGCAAGGtcggaagaggaagagaagagaagGCTTGAGGATGAGCAGCGCATTGCGCTTGCCTCTAAaca gatgacacGAAAATGTGTACTAATTGGATACAGAGGTCATTGGGATGAGAACCAAAATTTGTATGTTGGAGGCGAGCTAATAGGAATCGTTGTGCCTATTACCTTGAAGTATGAAGAGCTTAAAGCTCACATTTACAGGATTGAAAATATAAGTTGCTTAGAGTTTGATGTTGttatgagagttaaatataagcttgactTTGAAGCCCCTCCACACTACATATGA